The following are encoded together in the Flavobacterium sp. TR2 genome:
- a CDS encoding chromate resistance protein ChrB domain-containing protein, with translation MKWITRERPKIDRIACPWLIRKFVDPESEFIYVPFEDVLVKSKELDAIPFDIPNVEFTHYNEECTFDYIVKKYEIKDPAVKIIAGIVRGADTDRHEIAKESAGLWAISAGLAYNIKDDYELLESGMMVYDALYSWATHLYQQNHLQNSPFEKLLHEVYNKFLKDKKASAKTPSWVKELKNIIQDQIDAQFAFDLKKISSELDLNPSYLSREFSKHFEDLNFGEYVRKLRIEKAIHLIENSTHTLTEIAYMTGFSDQSHFTRIFKLHTGKNPSAYRKKSKK, from the coding sequence ATGAAATGGATTACCAGAGAAAGACCCAAAATAGATCGAATCGCCTGTCCGTGGCTGATTCGAAAATTTGTTGATCCAGAATCTGAATTCATTTATGTTCCTTTTGAAGATGTATTAGTAAAATCAAAAGAGCTTGATGCTATTCCGTTTGACATTCCGAATGTTGAGTTTACGCATTACAATGAAGAATGCACTTTTGATTACATCGTAAAGAAATACGAAATTAAAGATCCGGCTGTCAAAATTATTGCAGGAATTGTGCGTGGCGCGGATACGGACAGGCACGAAATCGCGAAAGAATCGGCTGGGCTTTGGGCTATTTCTGCCGGGCTGGCTTACAATATTAAAGACGATTATGAACTATTAGAAAGCGGAATGATGGTATATGATGCCTTGTACAGCTGGGCCACGCATCTGTATCAGCAAAATCATCTGCAAAATAGTCCGTTTGAGAAACTGCTGCACGAGGTTTACAACAAATTTCTAAAAGACAAAAAAGCATCAGCCAAAACACCTTCATGGGTCAAGGAATTGAAAAATATCATTCAAGACCAAATTGATGCGCAGTTTGCTTTTGATTTAAAGAAAATTTCGAGCGAATTAGATTTAAATCCGTCCTATTTATCGCGAGAGTTTTCCAAACATTTTGAAGATTTGAATTTTGGCGAATATGTTAGAAAGCTTCGCATCGAAAAAGCAATTCATCTCATTGAAAATTCAACTCACACTTTAACGGAAATAGCTTATATGACTGGCTTTTCAGACCAGAGCCATTTTACTCGAATTTTCAAACTTCACACAGGAAAAAATCCTTCTGCATACAGAAAAAAGTCAAAAAAGTAA
- a CDS encoding endonuclease V, with product MILAFDTYYFDQKAKTICLEFAEWNEDKNFKIHSEIIDNVAEYIPGEFYKRELPCILSLLNQIDLSQVEAIVVDGFVYLNDEQKYGLGGYLYEKLNERIPIIGVAKTNFASIEKNKKALFRGDSKKPLYITAIGIDLDDAFKKVESMHGEFRMPTLLKELDRLTKENLEFQKQEND from the coding sequence ATGATTCTAGCCTTTGATACTTATTATTTTGACCAAAAAGCAAAAACAATCTGCCTTGAATTTGCAGAGTGGAATGAAGACAAAAACTTCAAAATTCATTCTGAAATAATTGATAATGTTGCAGAATACATTCCAGGAGAATTTTACAAAAGAGAATTGCCGTGCATTTTAAGCTTGTTAAATCAAATTGACCTGTCTCAGGTTGAAGCAATCGTTGTTGACGGTTTTGTGTACTTAAATGATGAGCAAAAATATGGTTTGGGCGGTTATTTATATGAAAAACTAAATGAAAGAATTCCGATTATTGGGGTTGCCAAAACGAATTTTGCTTCTATAGAAAAGAATAAAAAAGCTCTTTTTAGAGGTGACAGTAAAAAACCGCTGTACATTACTGCAATCGGAATTGATTTGGACGATGCTTTTAAAAAAGTCGAAAGTATGCATGGAGAATTTAGAATGCCGACTCTATTGAAAGAATTGGATAGATTAACAAAGGAAAATTTAGAATTCCAAAAACAAGAAAATGACTAG
- a CDS encoding serine hydrolase has protein sequence MKASVKILAVILAISNISFGQDAAKKIDSIIKDNYQKNPNVGISVGFINNNKEYYTSYGNLNSKSDAKIDKNSIFEIASITKILTSNLIAQAVNENKLKTDDFIDTYLPTAYKLHPNLQSKIRISDLASHQSGLPDIDFGKLIELNPQQPVSSVTQESLTSLVNNCTELVDYGKYRYSTIGYTLLGQILEKIYNKSYDEIIREKIFQPLKMKQTLTKDFNVKNITTSHNPDGGIQEFFKWNITAPAGLVKSNAADMIVYLKAILNDKSAVGKAELIAEKIYYKDQKREMGLGLGIMTDDKNTIYSKSGDSMGQSSIICYNRDKKWGIIILLDQRNSKMRQNLLNAIYDNVLK, from the coding sequence ATGAAAGCTTCAGTAAAAATCTTAGCTGTAATTTTAGCAATAAGCAATATTTCTTTTGGACAAGATGCCGCAAAAAAAATAGATTCTATAATAAAAGATAATTATCAAAAAAATCCTAATGTAGGCATTAGCGTTGGTTTTATCAATAACAATAAAGAATACTATACTTCGTATGGCAATTTGAATTCAAAAAGCGATGCTAAAATTGATAAAAACTCAATATTTGAAATTGCCTCTATCACTAAAATTTTAACTTCTAATTTAATTGCGCAGGCAGTGAATGAAAATAAACTTAAAACAGATGATTTTATAGATACCTATCTTCCGACTGCATATAAATTGCACCCAAATCTTCAAAGCAAAATAAGAATTTCAGATTTGGCTTCTCATCAATCTGGTTTGCCTGATATAGATTTTGGAAAACTGATCGAATTGAATCCGCAACAGCCAGTAAGCAGCGTAACACAAGAAAGTTTGACTTCCTTAGTTAATAATTGCACAGAATTAGTCGATTACGGCAAATACCGCTATTCTACCATTGGCTATACTCTACTTGGTCAAATACTAGAAAAAATTTACAATAAAAGTTATGATGAAATTATAAGAGAAAAGATTTTTCAACCATTAAAAATGAAACAAACGCTGACTAAAGATTTTAATGTAAAAAACATCACCACAAGCCACAATCCAGATGGCGGGATTCAAGAGTTTTTTAAATGGAATATTACAGCTCCAGCAGGATTGGTAAAATCAAATGCGGCAGATATGATTGTTTATCTAAAAGCTATTTTGAACGACAAGAGTGCTGTTGGAAAAGCAGAATTGATTGCAGAAAAAATCTATTATAAAGACCAAAAAAGAGAAATGGGATTAGGTTTAGGCATCATGACAGATGATAAAAACACCATTTATTCTAAATCAGGAGATTCTATGGGGCAGTCTTCAATTATATGCTATAACAGAGACAAAAAATGGGGAATCATCATATTATTGGATCAGCGAAATTCAAAAATGAGACAAAATTTGCTTAACGCAATCTATGACAATGTTTTAAAATAA
- a CDS encoding Crp/Fnr family transcriptional regulator, producing MTSIIEYFEKLGFPEHTLEEFLSCIKTRQFSANELILAQGQLENYLSFIDTGVVRYYVVANDKEITFDFAFKNSFYCAYDSFYNRTKTEVYVQTLTECQLYSISYENLQRLYEKCETAKKLGRIATEYLLEKKVKRELDLLTKTPQERYERLLLEQPKYIQQIPLKYLASYIGVVPETLSRIRKRIS from the coding sequence ATGACATCTATAATAGAATATTTTGAAAAACTGGGTTTTCCAGAACATACTTTAGAAGAATTTTTGAGCTGTATAAAAACAAGGCAATTTTCTGCAAATGAGCTGATTTTAGCACAAGGACAGCTAGAAAACTATTTGTCATTTATTGACACAGGAGTTGTCAGATATTATGTGGTTGCAAATGATAAAGAAATTACGTTTGATTTTGCTTTCAAGAATTCCTTTTATTGCGCCTACGATTCTTTCTATAATCGAACCAAAACGGAAGTTTATGTTCAGACCTTGACTGAATGCCAACTCTATTCTATATCCTACGAAAATCTACAGCGCCTTTACGAAAAATGCGAAACGGCAAAAAAACTTGGTCGCATTGCAACAGAATATCTCTTGGAAAAGAAAGTAAAAAGAGAATTGGATCTTTTGACCAAAACTCCGCAAGAACGATATGAAAGACTTTTATTGGAGCAGCCAAAATACATTCAGCAGATTCCGCTAAAATACCTTGCTTCTTACATTGGCGTAGTGCCAGAAACATTAAGCAGGATTAGGAAACGCATTTCTTGA
- a CDS encoding MBL fold metallo-hydrolase: MKVTITHIDTACVLININGFKILTDPTLDQKDGFFPQYVSSPMAFSKKYCSPALSLDEIGTIDLVLLSHDHHSDNLDKKGRIFIQTVPIVLSTKDAVKRLKNTNTIGLDDWQEYSIETEKVKNLKITAIPAQHTNIKRLNKVMGKVIGFVIEWEGQQNGCLYISGDTVLFDGLYELEKRKKVDIAILHLGAGAFPYLKKNLRVTMNGEEAIAATQLLNPNIVIPIHYEGWWHFKQSVKSLKNEIEKSVVKEKFLWLESGVQTIL; this comes from the coding sequence ATGAAGGTTACAATTACACATATCGACACGGCTTGCGTGCTGATAAACATAAATGGCTTTAAAATTCTGACTGATCCCACTTTGGATCAAAAAGATGGATTTTTTCCGCAATATGTCAGCAGTCCGATGGCATTTTCAAAAAAGTACTGCAGTCCTGCTTTGTCACTTGATGAAATAGGTACAATAGATTTGGTTTTATTAAGCCACGATCATCATAGCGATAATTTAGATAAAAAAGGGCGTATTTTTATTCAAACAGTTCCAATTGTTCTCTCAACAAAAGATGCCGTAAAACGCTTAAAAAACACCAATACAATAGGGCTTGACGACTGGCAAGAATATAGTATTGAAACTGAAAAAGTAAAAAATCTAAAAATTACTGCGATACCTGCTCAGCACACCAATATCAAAAGATTGAACAAAGTTATGGGAAAGGTAATTGGTTTTGTTATAGAATGGGAAGGTCAGCAAAATGGCTGTTTGTATATCTCGGGAGATACTGTGCTTTTTGACGGATTGTACGAATTGGAGAAAAGAAAGAAAGTCGATATAGCCATTTTACACCTAGGCGCGGGAGCATTTCCGTACTTAAAAAAGAATTTAAGAGTAACTATGAATGGCGAAGAAGCAATTGCAGCAACGCAGCTTTTGAATCCAAATATTGTGATTCCGATACACTACGAAGGATGGTGGCATTTTAAGCAGTCTGTAAAATCTTTAAAGAACGAAATTGAAAAATCTGTTGTGAAAGAAAAATTTCTCTGGCTGGAAAGTGGTGTCCAAACCATTCTCTAA
- a CDS encoding GIY-YIG nuclease family protein, translated as MNFIVYILFSESKNRYYIGFTSNLEERLIRHNQKSNGFTGNANDWKVVYTENYETKELAYKRELQIKSWKSRIKIEKLIKNKD; from the coding sequence ATGAATTTTATTGTCTACATATTATTTAGCGAAAGCAAAAATAGATACTACATTGGATTTACTTCAAATTTAGAAGAAAGGCTGATTCGGCACAATCAAAAAAGCAACGGTTTTACTGGAAATGCAAATGACTGGAAAGTAGTTTATACCGAAAACTACGAAACAAAAGAACTTGCCTATAAAAGAGAACTCCAAATAAAATCATGGAAAAGCAGAATTAAAATTGAGAAACTGATAAAAAATAAAGATTAG